One region of Pan paniscus chromosome 5, NHGRI_mPanPan1-v2.0_pri, whole genome shotgun sequence genomic DNA includes:
- the PSMB8 gene encoding proteasome subunit beta type-8 isoform X2 encodes MLIGTPTPRDTTPSSWLTSSLLVEAAPLDDTTLPTPVSSGCPGLEPTEFFQSLGGDGERNVQIEMAHGTTTLAFKFQHGVIAAVDSRASAGSYISALRMNKVIEINPYLLGTMSGSAADCQYWERLLAKECRLYYLRNGERISVSAASKLLSNMMCQYRGMGLSMGSMICGWDKKGPGLYYVDQHGTRLSGNMFSTGSGNTYAYGVMDSGYRPNLSPEEAYDLGRRAIAYATHRDSYSGGVVNMYHMKEDGWVKVESTDVSDLLHQYREANQ; translated from the exons ATGCTCATAGGAACCCCCACCCCGCGTGACACTACTCCCAGCTCCTGGCTGACTTCTAGTCTTCTGGTTGAGGCTGCGCCTTTAGATGACACGACCCTACCCACCCCTGTTTCCAGCGGATGCCCGGGCCTGGAG CCCACAGAATTCTTCCAGTCCTTGGGTGGGGACGGAGAAAGGAACGTTCAGATTGAGATGGCCCACGGCACCACCACGCTCGCCTTCAAGTTCCAGCATGGAGTGATTGCAGCAGTGGATTCTCGGGCCTCAGCTGGGTCCTACATTA GTGCTTTACGGATGAACAAGGTGATTGAGATTAACCCTTACCTGCTTGGCACCATGTCTGGCTCTGCAGCAGACTGTCAGTACTGGGAGCGCCTGCTggccaaggaatgcag GCTGTACTATCTGCGAAATGGAGAACGTATTTCAGTGTCGGCAGCCTCCAAGCTGCTGTCCAACATGATGTGCCAGTACCGGGGCATGGGCCTCTCTATGGGCAGCATGATCTGTGGCTGGGATAAGAAG GGTCCTGGACTCTACTACGTGGATCAACATGGGACTCGGCTCTCAGGAAATATGTTCTCCACGGGTAGTGGGAACACTTATGCCTACGGGGTCATGGACAGTGGCTATCGGCCTAATCTTAGCCCTGAAGAGGCCTATGACCTAGGCCGCAGGGCTATTGCTTATGCCACTCACAGagacagctactctggaggcgtTGTCAATA TGTACCACATGAAGGAAGATGGTTGGGTGAAAGTAGAAAGTACAGATGTCAGTGACCTGCTGCACCAGTACCGGGAAGCCAATCaataa
- the PSMB8 gene encoding proteasome subunit beta type-8 isoform X1 translates to MWKRVLFPPLRSVAFAFTSFSESGQISGCWAVMALLDVCGAPRGQRPEWALPVAGSGRRSDPGHYSFSMRSPELALPRGMQPTEFFQSLGGDGERNVQIEMAHGTTTLAFKFQHGVIAAVDSRASAGSYISALRMNKVIEINPYLLGTMSGSAADCQYWERLLAKECRLYYLRNGERISVSAASKLLSNMMCQYRGMGLSMGSMICGWDKKGPGLYYVDQHGTRLSGNMFSTGSGNTYAYGVMDSGYRPNLSPEEAYDLGRRAIAYATHRDSYSGGVVNMYHMKEDGWVKVESTDVSDLLHQYREANQ, encoded by the exons ATGTGGAAAAGAGTCTTGTTCCCTCCCCTTCGATCTGTGGCTTTCGCTTTCACTTCCTTCTCCGAGAGCGGACAGATCTCTGGGTGCTGGGCGGTCATGGCGCTACTGGATGTATGCGGAGCCCCCCGAGGGCAGCGGCCGGAATGGGCTCTCCCGGTTGCGGGAAGCGGGCGTCGCTCGGACCCAGGACACTACAGTTTCTCTATGCGATCTCCAGAGCTCGCCTTACCCCGGGGAATGCAG CCCACAGAATTCTTCCAGTCCTTGGGTGGGGACGGAGAAAGGAACGTTCAGATTGAGATGGCCCACGGCACCACCACGCTCGCCTTCAAGTTCCAGCATGGAGTGATTGCAGCAGTGGATTCTCGGGCCTCAGCTGGGTCCTACATTA GTGCTTTACGGATGAACAAGGTGATTGAGATTAACCCTTACCTGCTTGGCACCATGTCTGGCTCTGCAGCAGACTGTCAGTACTGGGAGCGCCTGCTggccaaggaatgcag GCTGTACTATCTGCGAAATGGAGAACGTATTTCAGTGTCGGCAGCCTCCAAGCTGCTGTCCAACATGATGTGCCAGTACCGGGGCATGGGCCTCTCTATGGGCAGCATGATCTGTGGCTGGGATAAGAAG GGTCCTGGACTCTACTACGTGGATCAACATGGGACTCGGCTCTCAGGAAATATGTTCTCCACGGGTAGTGGGAACACTTATGCCTACGGGGTCATGGACAGTGGCTATCGGCCTAATCTTAGCCCTGAAGAGGCCTATGACCTAGGCCGCAGGGCTATTGCTTATGCCACTCACAGagacagctactctggaggcgtTGTCAATA TGTACCACATGAAGGAAGATGGTTGGGTGAAAGTAGAAAGTACAGATGTCAGTGACCTGCTGCACCAGTACCGGGAAGCCAATCaataa
- the TAP1 gene encoding antigen peptide transporter 1: protein MAELLASAASACSWDFPRAPPSFPPSAASRGGLGGTQSFRPHRGAESPRPGRDRDGVRVPMASSRCPAPRGCRCLPGASLAWLGTVLLFLADWVLLRTALPRIFSLLVPTALPLLRVWAVGLSRWAVLWLGACGVLRATVGSKSENAGAQGWLAALEPLAAALGLALPVLALFRELISWGAPGSADSTRLLHWGSHPSAFVASYAAALPAAALWHKLGSLWVPGGQGGSGDSVRRLLGCLGSETRRLSLFLVLVVLSSLGEMAIPFFTGRLTDWILQDGSADTFTRNLTLMSILTIASAVLEFVGDGIYNNTMGHVHSHLQGEVFGAVLRQETEFFQQNQTGNITSRVTEDTSTLSDSLSENLSLFLWYLVRGLCLLGIMLWGSVSLTMVTLVTLPLLFLLPKKVGKWYQLLEVQVRESLAKSSQVAIEALSAMPTVRSFANEEGEAQKFREKLQEIKTLNQKEAVAYAVNSWTTSISGMLLKVGILYIGGQLVTSGAVSSGNLVTFVLYQMQFTQAVEVLLSIYPRVQKAVGSSEKIFEYLDRTPRCPPSGLLTPLHLEGLVQFQDVSFAYPNRPDVLVLQGLTFTLRPGEVTALVGPNGSGKSTVAALLQNLYQPTEGQLLLDGKPLPQYEHRYLHRQVAAVGQEPQVFGRSLQENIAYGLTQKPTMEEITAAAVKSGAHSFISGLPQGYDTEVGEAGSQLSGGQRQAVALARALIRKPCVLILDDATSALDANSQLQVEQLLYESPERYSRSVLLITQHLSLVEQADHILFLEGGAIREGGTHQQLMEKKGCYWAMVQAPADAPE from the exons ATGGCTGAGCTTCTCGCCAGCGCAGCATCAGCCTGTTCCTGGGACTTTCCGAGAGCCCCGCCCTCGTTCCCTCCCTCAGCCGCCAGTAGGGGCGGACTCGGCGGTACCCAGAGCTTCAGGCCCCACCGGGGCGCGGAGAGTCCCAGGCCCGGCCGGGACCGGGACGGCGTCCGAGTGCCAATGGCTAGCTCTAGGTGCCCCGCTCCCCGCGGGTGCCGCTGCCTCCCCGGAGCTTCTCTCGCATGGCTGGGGACAGTACTGCTATTTCTCGCCGACTGGGTGCTGCTCCGGACCGCGCTGCCCCGCATATTCTCCCTGCTGGTGCCCACCGCGCTGCCGCTGCTCCGGGTCTGGGCGGTGGGCCTGAGCCGCTGGGCCGTGCTCTGGCTGGGGGCCTGCGGGGTCCTCAGGGCAACGGTTGGCTCCAAGAGCGAAAACGCAGGTgcccagggctggctggctgctttGGAGCCATTAGCTGCGGCACTGGGCTTGGCCCTGCCGGTACTTGCCTTGTTCCGAGAGCTGATCTCATGGGGAGCCCCCGGGTCAGCGGATAGCACGAGGCTACTGCACTGGGGAAGTCACCCTAGCGCCTTCGTCGCCAGTTATGCAGCGGCACTGCCCGCAGCAGCCCTGTGGCACAAACTCGGGAGCCTCTGGGTGCCCGGCGGTCAGGGCGGCTCTGGAGACTCTGTGCGTCGACTTCTAGGCTGCCTGGGCTCGGAGACGCGCCGCCTCTCGCTGTTCCTAGTCCTGGTGGTCCTCTCCTCTCTTG gGGAGATGGCCATTCCATTCTTTACGGGCCGCCTCACTGACTGGATTCTACAAGATGGCTCAGCCGATACCTTCACTCGAAACTTAACTCTCATGTCCATTCTCACCATAGCCAG TGCAGTGCTGGAGTTCGTGGGTGACGGGATCTATAACAACACCATGGGCCACGTGCACAGCCACTTGCAGGGAGAGGTGTTTGGGGCTGTCCTGCGCCAGGAGACGGAGTTTTTCCAACAGAACCAAACAG GTAACATCACGTCTCGGGTAACAGAGGACACGTCCACCCTGAGTGATTCTCTGAGTGAGAATCTGAGCTTATTTCTGTGGTACCTGGTGCGAGGCCTATGTCTCTTGGGGATCATGCTCTGGGGATCAGTGTCCCTCACCATGGTCACCCTGGTCACCCTGCCTCTGCTTTTCCTTCTGCCCAAGAAGGTGGGAAAATGGTACCAG TTGCTGGAAGTGCAGGTACGGGAATCTCTGGCAAAGTCCAGCCAGGTGGCCATTGAGGCTCTGTCGGCCATGCCTACAGTTCGAAGCTTTGCCAACGAGGAGGGCGAAGCCCAGAAGTTTAGGGAAAAGCTGCAAGAAATAAAGACACTCAACCAGAAGGAGGCTGTGGCCTATGCAGTCAACTCCTGGACCACTAGT ATTTCAGGTATGCTGCTGAAAGTGGGAATCCTCTACATTGGTGGGCAGCTGGTGACCAGTGGGGCTGTAAGCAGTGGGAACCTTGTCACATTTGTTCTCTACCAGATGCAGTTCACCCAGGCTGTGGAG GTACTGCTCTCCATCTACCCCAGAGTACAGAAGGCTGTGGGCtcctcagagaaaatatttgagtaCCTGGACCGCACCCCTCGCTGCCCACCCAGTGGTCTGTTGACTCCCTTACACTTGGAGGGCCTTGTCCAGTTCCAAGATGTCTCCTTTGCCTACCCAAACCGCCCAGATGTCTTAGTGCTACAG GGGCTGACATTCACCCTACGCCCTGGCGAGGTGACGGCGCTGGTGGGACCCAATGGGTCTGGGAAGAGCACAGTGGCTGCCCTGCTGCAGAATCTGTACCAGCCCACCGAGGGACAGCTGCTGTTGGATGGGAAGCCCCTTCCCCAATATGAGCACCGCTACCTGCACAGGCAG GTGGCCGCAGTGGGACAAGAGCCACAGGTATTTGGAAGAAGTCTTCAAGAAAATATTGCCTATGGCCTGACCCAGAAGCCAACTATGGAGGAAATCACAGCTGCTGCAGTAAAGTCTGGGGCCCATAGTTTCATCTCTGGACTCCCTCAGGGCTATGACACAG AGGTAGGCGAGGCTGGGAGCCAGCTGTCAGGGGGTCAGCGACAGGCAGTGGCGTTGGCCCGAGCATTGATCCGGAAACCGTGTGTACTTATCCTGGATGATGCCACCAGTGCCCTGGATGCAAACAGCCAGTTACAG GTGGAGCAGCTCCTGTACGAAAGCCCTGAGCGGTACTCCCGCTCAGTGCTTCTCATCACCCAGCACCTCAGCCTGGTGGAGCAGGCTGACCACATCCTCTTTCTGGAAGGAGGCGCTATCCGGGAGGGGGGAACCCACCAGCAGCTCATGGAGAAAAAGGGGTGCTACTGGGCCATGGTGCAGGCTCCTGCAGATGCTCCAGAATGA